The following proteins are co-located in the Salmo trutta unplaced genomic scaffold, fSalTru1.1, whole genome shotgun sequence genome:
- the LOC115191035 gene encoding transmembrane protein 178B, whose product MGDWPGELIDSLVLQHCPSGTGTDLRRMTAGFMGMAIAIILFGWVIGVLGCCWDRGLMQYVAGLLFLMGGTFCIISLCTCVAGINFELSRYPRYLYGLPDDIGHGYGWSMFCAWGGLGLTLIAGFFCTLAPSVQPLPRSTCPKSRQENGTVC is encoded by the exons ATGGGTGATTGGCCGGGAGAGTTGATTGACAGCTTGGTGCTCCAACATTGCCCCTCTG GGACAG GGACAG ACCTGCGGAGGATGACAGCAGGCTTCATGGGTATGGCCATAGCCATCATTCTGTTTGGCTGGGTGATAGGTGTTCTAGGATGCTGCTGGGATCGAGGACTGATGCAGTACGTGGCAGGATTACTGTTCCTCATGGGAG GCACCTTCTGTATAATCTCTCTCTGTACCTGCGTGGCGGGGATCAACTTTGAGCTCTCCCGTTATCCTCGCTATCTGTACGGCCTGCCAGACGACATCGGCCATGGCTACGGCTGGTCTATGTTCTGCGCCTGGGGAGGTCTGGGGCTCACTCTCATCGCTGGTTTCTTCTGCACCCTGGCTCCCTCCGTCCAGCCCCTCCCTCGATCCACCTGCCCCAAGTCGAGGCAGGAGAACGGGACGGTCTGCTAG